One segment of Bacteroides caecimuris DNA contains the following:
- the lon gene encoding endopeptidase La: MKERYLLEDGSNNGFSLITDYDGNDEQAFDVNVKSGEILPVLPLRNMVLFPGVFLPITVGRKSSLKLIRDADKKHKDIAVVCQRSAHTEDPKLEDLHNIGTVGRIVRILEMPDQTTTVILQGMKRLNLINIIETHPYLKGEIELLEEDIPSKDDKEFQALVEACKDLTMRYIKSSDVIHQDSAFAIKNINSPMFMVNFICSNLPFKKDEKMDLLSIQSLRERTYHLLEILNREVQLAEIKASIQMRAREDIDQQQREYFLQQQIKTIQDELGGSGQEQEIEEMRQKAERMHWNAEVRETFMKELAKLERTHPQSPDYSVQLNYLQTMLNLPWGTYTTDNLNLKNAEKTLNKDHYGLEKVKERILEHLAVLKLKGDMKSPIICLYGPPGVGKTSLGKSIASALKRKYVRMSLGGVHDEAEIRGHRKTYIGAMPGRIIKSLIKAGASNPVFILDEIDKVSADRQGDPSSALLEVLDPEQNTAFHDNFLDVDYDLSKVLFIATANNLNTIPGPLLDRMELIEVSGYITEEKIEIARKHLVPKELEANGLKKTDIKLPKDTLEAIIESYTRESGVRELEKKIGKILRKSARQYATDGYFTKTEIKPSDLYDFLGAPEYTRDKYQGNDYAGVVTGLAWTAVGGEILFVETSLSRGKGGRLTLTGNLGDVMKESAMLALEYIKAHASVLNLDEDIFDNWNIHIHVPEGAIPKDGPSAGITMATSLASALTQRKVKANIAMTGEITLRGKVLPVGGIKEKILAAKRAGIKEIIMSAENKKNIDEIQEIYLKGLTFHYVNDIKEVFAIALTNEKVSDAIDLSVKKPSQE; the protein is encoded by the coding sequence ATGAAAGAAAGATATTTATTGGAAGATGGAAGCAATAACGGCTTCTCGCTAATCACTGACTATGATGGGAACGATGAACAGGCATTTGATGTAAATGTGAAATCTGGTGAAATTCTTCCGGTACTCCCTTTACGTAACATGGTGTTGTTTCCTGGAGTATTCCTACCAATTACAGTGGGTCGTAAGTCTTCTCTGAAACTCATACGAGACGCTGATAAGAAACATAAAGATATTGCCGTAGTATGCCAGAGATCGGCACATACAGAAGATCCGAAGCTGGAGGACTTGCACAATATCGGCACCGTAGGACGAATTGTGCGGATATTGGAAATGCCCGATCAAACAACGACTGTCATCCTTCAAGGAATGAAACGTCTGAACCTGATAAACATTATCGAAACCCATCCGTATCTGAAAGGTGAAATAGAACTTCTGGAAGAAGATATTCCAAGCAAAGACGATAAAGAGTTTCAAGCCTTGGTAGAAGCTTGTAAGGACCTGACAATGAGATATATCAAATCATCAGATGTGATACATCAGGATTCAGCATTTGCTATCAAGAATATCAACAGCCCGATGTTTATGGTCAATTTCATCTGCTCGAACCTGCCGTTCAAGAAAGACGAGAAGATGGACTTGTTGAGCATCCAGTCATTACGTGAACGCACATATCATTTACTGGAAATCCTGAACCGCGAAGTGCAACTGGCAGAAATCAAGGCATCCATCCAAATGCGTGCCCGAGAAGATATCGACCAGCAGCAACGCGAATACTTCCTGCAACAGCAAATCAAGACTATCCAGGATGAACTGGGTGGCAGCGGTCAGGAACAGGAAATAGAAGAAATGCGCCAAAAGGCAGAAAGAATGCATTGGAACGCAGAAGTCAGGGAAACATTTATGAAAGAACTGGCTAAACTGGAACGTACCCATCCGCAATCTCCGGATTACAGCGTACAGCTTAACTATCTGCAAACCATGCTCAATCTTCCTTGGGGTACATATACAACTGACAATCTGAACCTTAAAAACGCAGAAAAGACGTTGAACAAAGACCATTACGGATTGGAGAAAGTGAAAGAACGCATTTTGGAGCATTTGGCTGTATTAAAGTTGAAAGGTGATATGAAATCACCGATTATCTGCTTATATGGTCCTCCGGGAGTAGGTAAAACATCTCTTGGAAAATCCATTGCATCTGCGCTCAAACGGAAGTATGTACGTATGTCTTTGGGCGGTGTGCATGACGAAGCTGAAATCCGCGGTCATCGAAAAACTTATATCGGTGCCATGCCCGGACGAATCATCAAGAGCTTGATTAAAGCTGGTGCATCCAATCCTGTCTTTATCTTGGATGAAATAGACAAGGTTAGCGCCGACCGTCAGGGAGACCCCTCTTCCGCATTACTGGAAGTGCTTGATCCGGAACAGAATACTGCTTTCCACGATAACTTCCTAGATGTAGACTACGACCTCTCAAAGGTATTGTTTATCGCAACAGCCAACAACCTGAATACAATCCCCGGTCCATTGCTCGACCGTATGGAATTGATTGAGGTTAGCGGATATATCACAGAAGAGAAAATAGAGATAGCCCGCAAGCATCTGGTTCCCAAAGAGCTGGAAGCCAACGGACTTAAAAAGACAGATATCAAGCTTCCCAAAGATACGCTGGAAGCTATCATCGAGTCATACACCCGTGAAAGCGGCGTTCGTGAGCTGGAAAAGAAGATTGGTAAAATCCTTCGTAAATCAGCCCGACAGTATGCTACGGACGGTTATTTCACCAAAACAGAAATCAAACCGTCGGATTTGTATGACTTCCTGGGAGCACCGGAATATACACGTGACAAGTATCAAGGAAATGATTACGCAGGCGTAGTCACCGGATTGGCATGGACAGCCGTCGGAGGCGAAATCTTATTTGTAGAAACGAGCTTGAGCCGTGGCAAGGGCGGACGTCTCACACTGACCGGTAATCTGGGGGATGTGATGAAAGAATCTGCCATGTTGGCACTTGAATATATCAAGGCGCACGCTTCGGTCCTGAATCTGGACGAGGATATCTTCGACAACTGGAATATCCATATCCACGTTCCCGAAGGCGCAATTCCGAAAGACGGTCCGTCAGCAGGTATCACGATGGCCACCTCTTTGGCTTCTGCCCTGACCCAAAGAAAAGTGAAAGCCAACATTGCCATGACAGGCGAAATTACCCTTCGCGGCAAAGTGCTTCCCGTGGGTGGCATCAAAGAGAAGATATTGGCAGCCAAGCGTGCCGGAATCAAGGAAATCATCATGAGTGCCGAGAACAAAAAGAACATAGATGAGATTCAGGAGATTTATCTGAAAGGACTGACTTTCCACTATGTAAACGATATAAAAGAGGTATTTGCCATTGCGCTGACCAATGAGAAAGTGTCGGACGCTATTGATTTATCCGTTAAGAAACCCAGCCAGGAATGA
- a CDS encoding transposase, whose protein sequence is MEKYPITARSLERYYHIDGDQFERQYKEYLSDYRMWDQLSHAENWLLFPENLGPYLSIDETSLSNGELYTIIINREAHGGKGAIVAIVKGTKADDVIAVVEQIPEEALQMVQEVTLDLSESMRKIVRRCFTSAIRVIDRFHIQKLACDAVQEIRIGHRWEAIQEETDARQEAKGLKKKYVSPTFENGDTRKELLARSRYLLFRSAEKWTESQKRRAAILFREYPDIKRAYSLSHSLRMIFNKRSIKAGARTNLAKWYQEVEQSGFDSFNTIAATLYDRSEEILNFYINRASNAAAESFNAKIKQFRAQLRGVIDIPFFLYRLTKIYA, encoded by the coding sequence TTGGAGAAATACCCGATTACGGCCCGCTCTCTTGAACGTTATTATCATATTGACGGTGATCAGTTTGAGCGGCAATATAAAGAGTATTTAAGTGACTACCGCATGTGGGACCAATTGTCCCATGCTGAAAACTGGTTGCTGTTTCCTGAGAACCTGGGTCCGTACTTGAGTATTGATGAGACTTCCCTCTCCAATGGGGAGTTATATACTATAATCATCAATAGAGAGGCCCACGGCGGTAAAGGTGCTATCGTAGCTATTGTCAAGGGGACTAAAGCCGACGATGTCATTGCTGTGGTAGAACAAATCCCTGAGGAGGCGCTTCAGATGGTGCAGGAAGTCACTCTTGACTTGTCAGAAAGCATGCGCAAGATCGTTCGCAGATGCTTCACTTCAGCCATCCGTGTGATAGACCGCTTCCACATTCAAAAGTTAGCCTGTGATGCTGTACAAGAAATCAGAATCGGACATCGCTGGGAAGCTATACAAGAAGAAACAGATGCCAGACAGGAAGCGAAAGGATTAAAGAAGAAATATGTTTCTCCTACTTTTGAGAATGGTGACACACGTAAGGAGCTATTGGCGAGGAGCCGGTATCTGCTTTTCAGATCTGCTGAAAAATGGACTGAATCACAGAAACGCAGAGCTGCAATATTATTCAGAGAATATCCGGATATTAAACGGGCATATTCCCTTAGTCATTCCTTAAGGATGATTTTTAATAAACGATCGATAAAGGCAGGAGCAAGAACCAATTTGGCGAAGTGGTATCAGGAAGTAGAACAATCAGGATTTGACTCGTTTAACACCATAGCAGCTACATTATACGACAGAAGCGAGGAAATATTAAACTTCTATATTAATAGGGCATCAAATGCGGCAGCAGAATCGTTTAACGCAAAAATAAAACAGTTCAGAGCACAACTTAGAGGAGTTATAGATATACCGTTTTTCTTGTATAGACTAACTAAAATTTATGCATAA
- the tgt gene encoding tRNA guanosine(34) transglycosylase Tgt: protein MTFELQYTDTKSNARAGLITTDHGQIQTPIFMPVGTLGTVKGVHLTELKEDIQAQIILGNTYHLYLRPGLDVIEKAGGLHRFNGFDRPMLTDSGGFQVFSLAGIRKLREEGAEFRSHIDGNKHIFTPEKVIDIERTIGADIMMAFDECPPGDSDYEYAKKSLGLTHRWLDRCIQRFNETEPKYGYKQALFPIVQGCVYPDLRKQSAEFIASKGAEGNAIGGLAVGEPVDKMYEMIEIVNEILPKDKPRYLMGVGTPVNILEGIERGVDMFDCVMPTRNGRNGMLFTKDGIINMRNKKWETDFSPIEADGASSVDTLYSKAYLRHLFHAQELLAMQIASIHNLAFYLWLAGEARKHIIAGDFSTWKPMMVKRVSTRL, encoded by the coding sequence ATGACATTTGAGTTACAATATACAGACACTAAAAGTAATGCCCGTGCGGGTCTGATTACCACAGACCACGGGCAGATACAAACACCGATCTTTATGCCGGTGGGCACACTGGGCACAGTTAAGGGAGTACATCTGACTGAATTGAAAGAGGATATTCAGGCACAGATTATTCTAGGCAATACCTATCACCTTTATTTACGTCCGGGACTGGATGTAATCGAGAAAGCAGGCGGACTGCACCGTTTTAACGGTTTCGACCGCCCGATGCTGACTGACAGCGGTGGTTTCCAAGTATTCTCTTTGGCTGGAATCAGAAAGCTGCGAGAAGAAGGAGCCGAATTTCGTTCGCATATCGACGGAAACAAACACATCTTCACTCCGGAAAAGGTGATAGACATAGAACGCACCATCGGCGCAGACATCATGATGGCATTTGACGAATGCCCTCCCGGTGATTCGGATTATGAGTATGCCAAAAAGTCATTAGGTTTGACGCACAGATGGCTCGATCGTTGTATACAACGTTTTAATGAGACGGAACCTAAATATGGTTACAAGCAAGCTCTCTTCCCTATTGTACAAGGTTGTGTCTACCCCGACCTGCGCAAACAATCAGCAGAGTTTATCGCGTCGAAAGGGGCCGAAGGAAACGCAATTGGCGGTTTGGCAGTAGGTGAACCGGTAGACAAGATGTATGAAATGATCGAGATTGTTAATGAAATACTTCCCAAAGACAAACCTCGTTACCTGATGGGTGTCGGAACCCCTGTTAATATTCTTGAAGGAATAGAGCGTGGCGTGGACATGTTCGACTGCGTTATGCCTACACGAAACGGACGAAATGGCATGTTGTTCACCAAAGATGGCATTATCAACATGCGAAACAAGAAATGGGAAACCGACTTCTCTCCCATCGAAGCCGACGGGGCTTCGAGCGTAGATACGTTGTACAGCAAGGCTTATTTGCGCCATCTTTTCCACGCGCAAGAGCTACTGGCCATGCAAATTGCCTCGATACACAACTTGGCATTCTATCTGTGGCTGGCAGGAGAAGCAAGAAAGCATATTATCGCCGGAGATTTTTCGACTTGGAAGCCAATGATGGTCAAAAGAGTATCAACTAGATTATAA
- a CDS encoding thioredoxin family protein, which yields MKYVKWIFVVLLICSLTAFVEKDKPTGGLNEGDVAPDFKIESTSNEQPAFKLGNLKGKYVLLSFWASYDAQSRMQNVSLSNALRSSHNVEMVSVSFDEYQSIFKETVRKDQIVTPTCFVETEGEDSGLFKKYRLNRGFTNYLLDGNGVIIAKNISAADLSAYVKEIG from the coding sequence ATGAAGTATGTAAAATGGATTTTTGTTGTATTACTGATTTGTTCCTTGACCGCTTTCGTTGAGAAAGACAAACCTACCGGAGGTTTGAATGAGGGCGACGTAGCCCCTGATTTCAAAATCGAATCTACGTCAAATGAGCAACCCGCCTTTAAGTTGGGAAATTTGAAAGGCAAATATGTGTTGCTGAGTTTTTGGGCAAGTTATGACGCGCAGTCCCGGATGCAAAACGTAAGTTTAAGCAATGCGCTTCGTTCTTCTCATAATGTGGAAATGGTTTCTGTTTCATTTGACGAATATCAGTCAATATTTAAGGAAACTGTTCGTAAGGATCAAATAGTTACGCCCACTTGTTTCGTGGAAACAGAAGGCGAGGATTCCGGATTGTTTAAGAAATACCGTTTAAATCGGGGATTCACTAACTATTTATTGGATGGAAATGGTGTAATAATAGCCAAAAACATCTCTGCTGCAGATCTTTCTGCTTATGTAAAAGAAATCGGTTAA
- a CDS encoding DUF4738 domain-containing protein, with translation MMKNVAVSLMAILFAACGGNKSPHSLQQEKEDLSAKEILQGIWLDDETESPLMRVEGDTIYYADAQSTPIAFKIMRDILYTYGNDTTYYKINKQGEHIFWFHSITDNVIKLHKSEDLNDSIYFVRQKLVIPTYTEVTKRDSVVTYNGTRYRAYVYINPSKMKVIKTTYSEDGISMDNVYYDNVMHICVYEGKRSLFASDITKQMFDKVLPVDFLAQSILSDTKFVKVNRNGFHYQAVLAIPETSIYSIVNMEVSFKGDLEITSSK, from the coding sequence ATGATGAAAAATGTGGCTGTATCGTTAATGGCAATCCTTTTCGCGGCATGTGGCGGTAATAAGAGTCCTCATTCTCTTCAACAGGAGAAAGAGGATCTTAGTGCAAAAGAGATACTACAGGGAATTTGGCTGGACGATGAAACGGAGAGCCCGTTGATGCGTGTGGAAGGAGATACCATCTACTATGCAGACGCACAAAGTACTCCCATTGCATTTAAAATAATGCGGGACATTCTTTACACTTATGGAAATGATACCACTTATTACAAGATTAATAAGCAAGGAGAACATATATTTTGGTTTCATTCCATCACGGATAATGTAATAAAACTGCATAAATCCGAAGATCTCAATGATTCTATTTATTTTGTCCGTCAGAAACTAGTGATTCCGACTTATACGGAAGTAACCAAACGCGATAGTGTAGTGACCTACAATGGCACTCGCTATCGTGCATACGTATATATTAATCCATCTAAGATGAAAGTCATCAAGACGACTTATTCCGAGGACGGGATTAGTATGGATAATGTGTACTACGATAATGTGATGCACATCTGTGTATACGAAGGTAAAAGGAGTCTGTTTGCCAGCGATATAACCAAACAGATGTTTGACAAAGTACTTCCTGTGGATTTCTTGGCACAATCAATCCTGTCAGATACAAAGTTTGTGAAAGTAAACCGGAATGGTTTCCATTATCAAGCTGTATTAGCCATTCCGGAAACTTCCATATATAGCATTGTAAATATGGAAGTGAGTTTTAAAGGCGATTTGGAGATTACCTCATCTAAATAA
- a CDS encoding tRNA1(Val) (adenine(37)-N6)-methyltransferase, whose translation MSNPYFQFKQFTVWHDQCAMKVGTDGVILGAWTSVEGARQILDIGTGTGLVALMLAQRSMPDAKIVALEIDEAAAGQARENVVRSPWRERVEVVHTDFKKYRSSDKFDVIVSNPPYFVDSLECPDRQRAVARHNDSLTYDDLLEGVCELLADDGLFTVVIPSDVAGRVKEIASAKRLYAVRQLHVITKPGGVSKRTLITFSFTAQECVVEELLTELARHQYSNEYIALTREYYLNM comes from the coding sequence ATGTCGAATCCTTATTTTCAATTTAAGCAATTTACAGTGTGGCATGATCAATGTGCCATGAAAGTCGGTACGGATGGGGTGATTTTGGGAGCTTGGACTTCAGTTGAGGGTGCGCGCCAGATATTGGATATTGGTACAGGGACGGGGTTAGTGGCTTTAATGTTGGCTCAACGCAGTATGCCAGATGCAAAGATTGTGGCGTTGGAGATAGACGAGGCGGCGGCCGGACAGGCTAGGGAAAATGTGGTTCGTTCTCCTTGGCGGGAGCGGGTAGAGGTGGTGCATACTGATTTTAAGAAATATCGGTCTTCGGATAAATTTGACGTGATTGTTTCCAATCCCCCTTATTTTGTCGATTCGCTGGAGTGTCCGGATCGGCAGAGGGCTGTGGCTCGTCACAATGATTCATTGACTTATGACGATTTGTTGGAAGGAGTCTGTGAGTTGTTGGCGGACGACGGACTTTTTACGGTGGTTATTCCGTCGGATGTGGCCGGTCGGGTAAAGGAGATTGCGTCTGCGAAGAGGTTGTATGCGGTTCGCCAGCTTCATGTGATTACTAAACCTGGCGGTGTCTCAAAACGTACGCTGATTACCTTTTCTTTTACCGCTCAGGAGTGTGTGGTAGAAGAGTTGTTGACGGAATTGGCTCGTCATCAGTATAGTAATGAGTATATAGCGTTGACGCGGGAGTATTATTTGAACATGTAA
- a CDS encoding DEAD/DEAH box helicase: protein MKFSELQLNANVLEALDAMRFDECTPIQEQAIPIILEGKDLIAVAQTGTGKTAAFLLPVLNKLSEGQHPEDAINCVIMSPTRELAQQIDQQMEGFSYFMPVSSVAVYGGNDGILFEQQKKGLTLGADVVIATPGRLIAHLSLGYVDLSKVSYFILDEADRMLDMGFYEDIMQIVKYLPKERQTIMFSATMPTKIQQLANTILNDPSEIKLAVSKPAEKIIQAAYVCYENQKLGIIRSLFMDEVPERVIIFASSKIKVKEVAKALKSMKLNVGEMHSDLEQAQRETVMHEFKAGRINILVATDIVARGIDIDDIRLVINFDVPHDSEDYVHRIGRTARANNDGVALTFINEKEQSNFKSIENFLEKEIYKIPIPEELGEAPEYKPRSFNKNRNRNFSKRKDFRGKRNNGGKKSNYSAPRQK from the coding sequence ATGAAGTTTTCCGAACTACAATTAAATGCAAATGTACTTGAGGCGCTTGATGCCATGCGATTTGACGAATGTACGCCTATACAAGAACAAGCAATTCCAATCATACTCGAGGGTAAAGATTTGATCGCAGTAGCACAGACAGGGACAGGTAAAACAGCAGCGTTTCTGCTTCCTGTATTGAACAAATTATCTGAAGGTCAACATCCGGAGGATGCGATTAATTGTGTCATCATGTCTCCTACCCGGGAATTAGCTCAACAGATTGACCAGCAAATGGAAGGTTTTTCCTATTTCATGCCGGTATCGAGCGTTGCTGTATATGGCGGAAATGACGGGATATTGTTCGAACAACAGAAAAAGGGACTCACATTGGGAGCTGACGTTGTCATTGCTACTCCCGGACGTCTGATCGCCCATTTAAGCCTTGGATATGTAGATCTTTCCAAGGTTTCTTATTTTATTTTAGATGAAGCAGACCGGATGCTCGACATGGGATTCTACGAAGATATCATGCAAATAGTCAAATATCTGCCGAAGGAACGACAGACTATCATGTTTTCAGCAACAATGCCGACAAAGATACAGCAATTGGCAAATACGATCTTAAACGATCCGTCGGAAATAAAGCTCGCAGTTTCCAAACCTGCCGAAAAGATTATTCAGGCGGCATACGTCTGCTATGAAAATCAAAAGCTGGGCATCATACGCAGTCTTTTTATGGATGAGGTCCCGGAACGTGTGATTATCTTTGCTTCTTCCAAAATCAAGGTTAAAGAAGTTGCCAAGGCATTGAAATCAATGAAACTGAACGTAGGTGAGATGCATTCGGACTTGGAACAGGCTCAACGGGAAACGGTTATGCACGAGTTTAAAGCCGGACGAATCAATATATTAGTAGCTACGGACATCGTTGCACGTGGTATCGACATCGATGATATCCGCTTGGTTATCAACTTCGACGTGCCTCACGACAGCGAGGACTATGTGCACCGCATCGGTCGTACAGCACGTGCCAACAATGACGGGGTGGCACTTACGTTTATCAACGAAAAGGAACAGAGTAACTTCAAAAGCATTGAGAATTTCCTGGAGAAAGAGATTTATAAGATTCCCATCCCTGAAGAATTGGGAGAGGCTCCAGAATACAAACCGCGTTCGTTCAACAAAAACAGGAATAGGAATTTCTCTAAAAGAAAAGATTTCCGAGGAAAAAGAAACAACGGAGGGAAGAAAAGCAACTACTCTGCGCCCAGACAAAAATAG
- the serB gene encoding phosphoserine phosphatase SerB: MQPSNTELILIRVTGEDRPGLTASVTEILAKYDATILDIGQADIHNTLSLGILFKSEEKHSGFIMKELLFKASSLGVTIRFEPITTEQYDNWVGMQGKNRYILTVLGRKLSARQISAATSILAEQGMNIDAIKRLTGRIPLDEYQTDTRTRACIEFSVRGTPKDRIAMQEKLMELASELEMDFSFQQDNMYRRMRRLICFDMDSTLIETEVIDELAIRAGVGNEVKAITESAMRGEIDFTESFTRRVALLKGLDESVMQEIAENLPITEGVERLMYVLKKYGYKIAILSGGFTYFGQYLQKKYGIDYVYANELEIIDGKLTGRYLGDVVDGKRKAELLRLIAQVEKVDIAQTIAVGDGANDLPMLGVAGLGIAFHAKPKVVANAKQSINTIGLDGVLYFLGFKDSYLNM, encoded by the coding sequence ATGCAACCATCAAATACTGAATTGATTCTGATTCGAGTTACCGGCGAAGATCGTCCGGGACTGACTGCTTCTGTGACTGAAATTCTTGCCAAATATGATGCTACGATCCTTGATATCGGCCAGGCAGATATTCATAATACCTTATCGTTGGGGATTCTGTTCAAGAGCGAAGAAAAACACTCCGGATTCATTATGAAGGAACTCCTGTTCAAAGCTTCTTCATTGGGAGTGACCATCCGGTTTGAACCTATCACCACCGAACAATATGACAATTGGGTAGGCATGCAAGGGAAAAACCGCTATATCCTGACAGTGTTGGGACGCAAACTTTCCGCCCGCCAGATTTCTGCCGCTACAAGCATATTAGCCGAACAGGGTATGAATATCGATGCTATCAAGCGTCTGACAGGTCGTATCCCGTTGGACGAATATCAGACTGATACACGTACTCGAGCTTGCATCGAATTTTCAGTAAGAGGTACTCCGAAAGACCGCATTGCCATGCAGGAGAAGCTAATGGAGCTGGCCAGCGAACTGGAAATGGACTTTTCTTTCCAACAAGATAATATGTACCGCCGTATGCGCCGCCTGATTTGTTTTGATATGGACTCTACCTTAATAGAGACAGAAGTGATTGACGAACTAGCCATCCGTGCTGGTGTAGGCAACGAGGTGAAAGCCATCACGGAAAGCGCCATGCGTGGAGAAATAGACTTTACAGAGAGCTTTACCCGCCGCGTAGCCTTATTGAAGGGGTTGGACGAATCGGTAATGCAGGAAATAGCCGAGAACTTGCCTATCACAGAGGGTGTAGAGCGACTGATGTATGTATTGAAGAAGTACGGTTACAAGATCGCCATCCTTTCGGGAGGGTTCACATATTTCGGTCAGTACCTGCAAAAGAAATATGGTATAGATTATGTCTATGCCAACGAACTGGAAATCATCGACGGTAAACTGACCGGACGTTACTTGGGGGATGTAGTAGACGGAAAACGGAAAGCCGAACTGCTCCGCCTCATTGCACAAGTGGAAAAGGTAGATATTGCACAGACCATCGCCGTAGGAGACGGAGCCAACGACCTTCCTATGCTAGGGGTTGCCGGACTAGGAATCGCCTTCCATGCCAAGCCCAAAGTAGTGGCCAATGCCAAGCAATCAATCAACACTATCGGACTGGATGGAGTGCTCTATTTCCTCGGATTCAAAGATTCTTACTTGAATATGTAA
- a CDS encoding LptF/LptG family permease, producing the protein MKSNRFIKRLDWYIIKKFLGTYVFAIALIISIAVVFDFNEKMDKLMEHEAPWDKIIFEYYMNFIPYFSNLFSPLFVFIAVIFFTSKLAENSEIIAMFSTGMSFKRMMRPYMISAAIIALTTFTLSSYVIPKGSVTRLNFEDRYIKPKKQNSVSNVQLEVDSGVIAYIDNYNNAMKTGNRFSLDKFVDKKLVSHLTARRITYDTATIHKWTIHDYMIRELDGLKEKITKGDRIDSIINMEPSDFLIMKNQQEMLTSPELSDYIEKQKRRGFANIKEFEIEYHKRIAMSFASFILTIIGVSLSSRKTKGGMGLHLGIGLGLSFSYILFQTITSTFAVNGNVPPAIAVWIPNILYAGIAFFLYQKAPK; encoded by the coding sequence ATGAAAAGCAATCGATTTATAAAACGGCTGGATTGGTATATCATCAAGAAGTTCTTGGGGACATACGTATTTGCTATTGCATTGATCATTTCTATTGCAGTGGTATTCGATTTCAACGAAAAGATGGATAAATTGATGGAGCATGAAGCTCCTTGGGATAAGATCATCTTTGAATACTACATGAACTTTATCCCCTATTTCTCCAATCTGTTCAGTCCGCTGTTCGTATTCATTGCTGTTATTTTCTTTACCTCCAAACTGGCAGAGAACTCTGAAATCATCGCTATGTTCTCCACCGGTATGAGTTTTAAGAGAATGATGCGTCCTTATATGATTTCGGCCGCTATCATTGCGCTGACCACCTTCACGCTAAGTTCGTACGTGATTCCTAAAGGAAGCGTGACGCGCCTGAACTTTGAAGATAGGTACATCAAACCCAAAAAACAAAATTCGGTAAGCAATGTGCAATTAGAGGTAGACAGCGGGGTTATAGCGTACATTGACAACTATAACAACGCCATGAAAACCGGTAACCGTTTTTCATTGGATAAATTCGTTGACAAGAAGCTGGTTTCCCATCTGACCGCACGACGCATCACTTACGACACTGCAACTATTCATAAATGGACAATCCACGACTATATGATACGCGAATTAGATGGTTTAAAAGAAAAAATCACTAAGGGAGACCGAATCGACTCTATTATCAATATGGAGCCTTCTGACTTTCTTATCATGAAAAATCAGCAGGAGATGCTAACCAGCCCCGAACTAAGTGACTATATAGAAAAACAAAAGCGAAGAGGATTTGCCAACATCAAGGAGTTTGAGATTGAATATCACAAACGCATTGCCATGTCATTCGCCTCTTTCATCCTTACCATCATCGGTGTATCGCTTTCATCCCGCAAAACAAAAGGTGGTATGGGACTCCACTTGGGTATCGGATTAGGATTAAGTTTTTCTTATATCCTCTTCCAGACGATTACCTCCACCTTTGCCGTGAACGGAAATGTGCCTCCTGCCATTGCAGTCTGGATTCCCAATATCCTTTATGCAGGTATCGCATTCTTCCTGTATCAGAAAGCACCCAAATAA